A section of the Bacteroidota bacterium genome encodes:
- a CDS encoding ROK family protein — MNKNFALGIDIGGSHISAVAVNISEGHVIHDSFTNRKVNNKASSDEILHCWKDALNAALSYIELSKLVGIGFAMPGPFDYENGIALFTKDVAKYENLNGVNVGVELRSLLKLSGDMPFRFINDATSFAIGEAWIGHSANSRRSISVTLGTGFGSAFIEEGIPVLEGENIPQYGCLWHLPFKNGIADDYFSTRWFVKR, encoded by the coding sequence ATGAATAAAAATTTTGCTTTAGGTATAGATATTGGTGGCAGTCATATCAGTGCTGTAGCTGTGAATATTTCGGAAGGACATGTTATCCATGATAGTTTTACCAACAGGAAGGTTAATAATAAAGCGTCTTCTGATGAGATTTTGCATTGTTGGAAAGATGCTCTTAATGCAGCATTGTCATACATTGAATTATCAAAGCTGGTTGGAATTGGCTTTGCAATGCCAGGGCCGTTTGATTACGAGAATGGGATAGCACTTTTTACAAAGGACGTTGCAAAATATGAAAACTTAAATGGCGTAAATGTTGGCGTAGAACTTCGTTCACTGCTTAAACTTTCCGGCGATATGCCTTTTCGGTTTATAAACGATGCTACTTCATTTGCTATAGGCGAGGCCTGGATTGGGCATTCTGCAAATTCCAGAAGGTCAATTTCGGTTACCTTAGGGACAGGATTTGGTTCTGCATTTATTGAGGAAGGTATTCCTGTGCTCGAGGGAGAAAATATTCCGCAATACGGTTGTCTTTGGCATTTGCCTTTTAAGAATGGCATTGCAGACGATTACTTTTCGACACGTTGGTTTGTAAAAAGAT